The Blautia obeum ATCC 29174 region ATTAAGTTACAAGATCAGTTATAATATCGTAGAAACCAAAAGCGAGATCCTGCATGAAGGCAAAAGTTATGATGAGCTGAATTATGAGGCCAATTCCATTCAGTTTTATGTTCGGAAAGCAGCTCATATGACTGAATATTTTCTTCTTGCCGTGGCTGTTTCTTTCCCGCTTTATGTATATCGAGTGAGAGGGTTCTGGTTATTTCTCCTCGCCGGTATTTTCTGTGCAGGCTTCGCAGGGCTGGATGAATACCATCAATCTTTTGTTTCCGGACGAAGTCCTTCTGTCAGAGATGTCTGCATTGACAGTTCCGGAGCATTGATCGGAATCATTTTGGTTCAGCTTTTCTGCTGGTCTACCCTGCATAACCCTTCCGGCTCACACAAAAAGAAGAAAAAAACACGCAAAAAGCGCCGCAGATAACATTCTGCGACGCTTTTTGAATACTTACTCCTCTGTTTTTTCTTCTGAAGCTATATCAGCCGTTTCTGACTCGTCCGGCTTCTCTGTTTTGTCTTCGCTCTCTGACTCTTCAAGACTTGAAGCCAGTCTCGCACGTTCCGCAATACTCATCGTTTTTTTCTCTGTCGTTTTCTCCGGCTCTGCCGCTTTTTCTTCTGCCCTGGCAGCTTCTTCCATCGCACGTTTTTCTTTATCTCGTTTGATAAAATTCTTACCACCAATAAAAAGCATTACCGCTCCCACGATCAGGAAACCGATTCCTGCCGCAAAAAAGCCCCAGCTGCCACCGTCAACTCCATCGATGACATTTTTACACAATCTGTACCCCGTATACAAAAGATAACATCCTGCCAGAATCATCAGTACATAGCTTCTGGTAGGTGTCGCATTCTGTGGGGTATTTTCCTGTGAAGTCTGCACTTCGTTCTCCTTCTTTTCAGGATTCTTATTCTGTTCTTCCATCCTGCCTCTCCTCTCACGCATTTATTCAACTATTTTAGAATTTTGGTCATTATCCTGCCGTTCTTCTTCCTCTGCGTTCGCAATTTCATCAGTTTCCTTTTCTTCAGATACTTTTGCGAGACGTCCATAAATCCTGGTCACTTCTCTCATATGATACAACGTTGTTTCCGAAATCTGATTTGCAGTAAGCCGCCATTTCCAGTTATCCCCCAATGTAGACGGAGCATTCATACGGGCTTCATTTCCAAGACACAAATAATCCTGAATCGGAATGACTGCAAGATCAGCTACACTTGAAAGTGCTGTACGTATCAGTGCCCATACACAGTCATTGACCGGCTGTTCATAACAGTTGATATATTCTCTGACAAATTTAAGATCATGTCCCTGCAGATTTTCCAACCAGCCTTTTGTGGTCTCATTATCATGTGTACCTGTATAAACTACACAGTTGTGATCATATTTGTATGGAAGATAGCTGCTATCTTCACTTCCATCAAACGCAAACTGAAGCACTTTCATTCCCGGATATCCGCTCTCTTTCAGCATTTCCAGAACACTTTCTGTCAGGAAACCAAGATCTTCTGCGATCACTCGGAGGTCTTTGATTTTTTTATCAAGTGTATGGAACAGATTCATTCCCGGACCCTTTTCCCATTTTCCCCTCTCAGCAGTTTTGTCCCCATACGGAATAGCATAATACTCATCAAATCCACGGAAATGATCGATTCTGACTACATCATAAAGTTCCAGGCAGTGTGTCATTCGCTGCACCCACCAGCCATAACCGTCTTTCTTAAGTGCCTTCCAGTCATACAATGGATTTCCCCACAGCTGTCCGGTTGCTGAAAAAGCATCTGGAGGGCATCCTGCAACTGCCTTTGGATCATAATCTTCGTCAAACTGTAGCATTTCCGGATTTGCCCATGCGTCAGAGCTGTCCAGAGCCACATAGATTGGCACATCTCCAATGATACTGATGTCTTTCTTATTTGCATATGCTTTCAGTTTTCTCCACTGTGTGGTAAAACAATATTGCTGGAAACGATAAAATTCTATTTCTTCTGCCAGCTCTTTCTCTGCCTCTTTTACTGCCTTTGAATGACGATCCTTTAATTCTTCCGGCCAGTCAATCCAGCAGATTCCCTTCTGATCATTCTTGATTGCCATAAACAGACAATAATCCTGCAGCCAGTCTTTTTCTTCTTTCAAAAATTCCGCATAATCCGGGTCCGTCTTCAGATCTGCCTTTTCATATGCTTTGCGGAGCAGTTTATATCTGGAAAGATATATTTTTTCATAATCAACATAAGATTCACTGCCACCCCAGTCACAGGCCTCACATTCTTCTTTGGTCAGGAGTTCTTTTTTGATCAGTTCCTCCAGATCAATAAAATACGGATTCCCTGCAAATGTAGAAACAGACTGATACGGAGAATCTCCATACCCTGTCGGTCCCAGTGGAAGTATCTGCCAGTACTGCTGTCCTGCTTTTTCAAGCTGATCTACAAAATCATAGGCTTCCTTTGAAAAACATCCGATTCCATACTTTGACGGAATACTGGATATCCCCATCAAAATGCCACTTGCTCTCATTTTATCTCCTCCAAATCTGGTAATTTTTCACAAAAAAGATTATATCAGATTTGATACATTTTTAAAATCCCTTTTTCTTCATATATACAAATACATCGTGCCAGACTTTTTCTTTTCCTTTTTCATTCAAAATTTCATGGCGCATTCCCGGATATAATTTCCCCTTCACGTCAAGATAACCGGCTCTTCGCATGGCATGGACCGCTCCTGCAAATTTCCGTACATTTCCAAGGCACGGATCTTCCGCCCCACTGATAAACAATACAGGCATCTTTGGTCTGGTACAGGTCCATCTATGTACGTCATATGCTTTTTTCATCAGATCAAACAGTGCTATGTATGCATCATCTGTAAAAGTAAATCCACACAGATCAGACTTTGTATAAGCCTCATAAACTGCCGGATCAGAACATATCCATGCATTTTTGTTTTTCTCATCCTTAAATTTCAATGCATAAGTTCCAAAAGACATGGTTTCCAGAATTTTACTCTTATGATGTGAGCCCAGTAGTTTTCCCTGTACCTTCGCAATTGCTTTTCCAAGAGGTCTTGCTTTATTTTCACTTGGTGAACCACAGACGATCAGCATATTCATACAGTCGTCATGTTTTGCAGCAAATGCTCTTACTGCAAGTGACCCCATGCTGTGCCCGAACAAAATCAGCGGCAATTCCGGAAAATGGCGTCTGATTTCTTCATTCACCGTCAGGACGTCTTTCAGCATTGCATCTGCACCGCCTCCGTACATATATCCCAGATCTTTTTTATCCGAAACACTTTTCCCATGTCCTCTGTGATCATGAATCACTGTTATATAACCTTTGTCTGTCAGATATTCCATAAATGGGATATATCGTTCTTTATGTTCACTCATTCCATGCACCAACTGAACGATTGCCCGTGGTTTTATCCCTGGTTCCGGCATCAGGCAAAGTACCGAAATCTCAAGTGTATCTGCCTCTGAAAGAAAACTTCCTTCATATTTTATCGCCATATTTTCCCTCCATCCGACCTTCGCTCTCCCCTCCTGAGCTACAGTCACTTCTCTTTTGTTTTTGCTTCTATTTTGTATTTCATTATAATCTCATTTTAGAGTCCGTAAATGACCTTGTCAAGTAACGTCGCCTTCTGCTATAATAAAAGAGTTAATGATAAGCATGCGTTTATTGCGCAACAATACGGTTACAATTTCAAACGTAGCCAGGCAACTTCATAAGGAGGAAGTATGGATACTAATAATCAGGAAGTATATGAAGAACAATCCGCTGCTCCGAGACGTAAGAAAAAAAAGAAAAAAGGGTGGATCATTTTTCTGATCATCCTCATTCTTGCTGTCGCCGGCGGCACTGGATTTTATTTTATGCAACGCCAGAAACCAATTTCCGCAACAGAAGATTTTCTGGAAAACATGCGCGCCATGAACTTTGACGGAATGAAAAACCTTCTGCAGAGCAATGATATGTCTGCTCTTGACAATGCAGATATCACCAGTGATGCTTACTCTTCATTTTTCAAGAAGATCAATGAGAAGATGACCTACAAAATCGGCAAAACCAATTTTCATATTCAGAACGGCACTGCATCTGTAACTGTTCACATCAATTACATTGATGGTGCAGATATTTACAAAGAAACCATCTCAGAATTTCTGAAACAGATTGTTTCCACAGCATTTTCCGGCACGACTTTAACCGAAGAAGAAACACAGCAGAAACTAGCTTCACTTCTGGAGGAAAAGTCAGGTAGCGTAGAAGATAAATTCACATCCATCGACATCACTTATCCGTTAATAGAAGCAGATGGAAAATGGAAAATTGTTTCTCTGGATGCCGACACCGTAAAAGTTATGTCTGCAAACTTCACAAACGTTCAGGATGAGATCAATCAATCCCTGGCTGAAATGAACAATTCAGAAAACGCAGGTGTCGAAGCAACTGTCACACCAGCTGAAACTACCAGCATTGATATGGACAATGATCATTTCACACTTCGCCTGAAAGAATTTCGTGTCACACAGGCAATTGATGATTCTGACTGTCTGTTATTGTACTGTGACTATACAAACAACAGCAGTTCCTCATCCAGTGCATTAGTTGATGTTCAGCTTTCTGCAAAGCAGAATGGAGAAAAGCTTTCACCGGCTGTTCCAAAAGAAGATGAACCTGCGATTGACAATTATATTGCCGAAGTAGAACCAGGAAGTACAGTAACCGTCTGCTACGCATTCTCTCTGAATGATAAATCTGATGTTACTCTGGAAGCATCTGAAGCATTTGCTTTCGGTGGGGGCAATGTCACTTCACAGACAATTAAATTACAGTAAAAAAATATTCGCGGCAGAGCAGATCTGTCGCGAATATTTTTTTATTATCCTGCCATACTAGCACTATGAAAGGATGGTGACTTATGGGAAATAAATTTTTACAATACTTTTCACTGACACTCACTGTAATCGGTGCCATCAACTGGGGACTGATTGGTTTTTTCAACCTGAATCTTGTGGCTCTTCTTTTTGGAAGTATGAGTTTGCTTTCCAGAATCATCTATGGACTGGTCGGCCTTTGCGGGCTCTATCTGCTTTCTTTTTATGGTCTGGTTGAACAGGACAGAACTTCTTCCTGATCAGCATGCTTCCAGGGCTATCTTCATCATATTTTCAAAAGACTCCTGTCTCGCCAATGAAGATAATTCCTCATGTGTCACAAAAGAGTCTGAAATAGTCAGAAGACACGCCGCATTTTTGCCAAGAAGCTTCGCATTGTGAAACAGTGCGAAGCTTTCCATTTCCACACATTCACATTGGTGTTTCTTGATTATCTCTTTATAACCATCCACATTATCTTCTGTATAAAAAACATCAGAGGAATGAATACGCGCAGTCTTAAGCGGAATCTGCAAGCAATGCGCCGCATCAAGGATTCTGGTATTCAGCGCCTCAGATGGGTACAACACATCATCCATACACCCATTCTGCACTTTCGCAAAACTGGACTGACTCCACGCGCTGTCTGCAAGAACTACATCGTATACAGCAAGTCTGTCCGTATAAGCGCCTGCCGAACCAATACGGATGATATTGTCC contains the following coding sequences:
- the deoD gene encoding purine-nucleoside phosphorylase, encoding MPVPTPHIEAKKGEIAKNVLMPGDPLRAKYVAEHFLEDARLVNQVRNVYAYTGTYKGKELTVMASGMGMPSIGIYSYELYKFYDVDNIIRIGSAGAYTDRLAVYDVVLADSAWSQSSFAKVQNGCMDDVLYPSEALNTRILDAAHCLQIPLKTARIHSSDVFYTEDNVDGYKEIIKKHQCECVEMESFALFHNAKLLGKNAACLLTISDSFVTHEELSSLARQESFENMMKIALEAC
- a CDS encoding DUF5067 domain-containing protein, with product MDTNNQEVYEEQSAAPRRKKKKKKGWIIFLIILILAVAGGTGFYFMQRQKPISATEDFLENMRAMNFDGMKNLLQSNDMSALDNADITSDAYSSFFKKINEKMTYKIGKTNFHIQNGTASVTVHINYIDGADIYKETISEFLKQIVSTAFSGTTLTEEETQQKLASLLEEKSGSVEDKFTSIDITYPLIEADGKWKIVSLDADTVKVMSANFTNVQDEINQSLAEMNNSENAGVEATVTPAETTSIDMDNDHFTLRLKEFRVTQAIDDSDCLLLYCDYTNNSSSSSSALVDVQLSAKQNGEKLSPAVPKEDEPAIDNYIAEVEPGSTVTVCYAFSLNDKSDVTLEASEAFAFGGGNVTSQTIKLQ
- a CDS encoding DUF308 domain-containing protein; amino-acid sequence: MEEQNKNPEKKENEVQTSQENTPQNATPTRSYVLMILAGCYLLYTGYRLCKNVIDGVDGGSWGFFAAGIGFLIVGAVMLFIGGKNFIKRDKEKRAMEEAARAEEKAAEPEKTTEKKTMSIAERARLASSLEESESEDKTEKPDESETADIASEEKTEE
- a CDS encoding DUF378 domain-containing protein encodes the protein MGNKFLQYFSLTLTVIGAINWGLIGFFNLNLVALLFGSMSLLSRIIYGLVGLCGLYLLSFYGLVEQDRTSS
- a CDS encoding alpha/beta fold hydrolase, whose product is MAIKYEGSFLSEADTLEISVLCLMPEPGIKPRAIVQLVHGMSEHKERYIPFMEYLTDKGYITVIHDHRGHGKSVSDKKDLGYMYGGGADAMLKDVLTVNEEIRRHFPELPLILFGHSMGSLAVRAFAAKHDDCMNMLIVCGSPSENKARPLGKAIAKVQGKLLGSHHKSKILETMSFGTYALKFKDEKNKNAWICSDPAVYEAYTKSDLCGFTFTDDAYIALFDLMKKAYDVHRWTCTRPKMPVLFISGAEDPCLGNVRKFAGAVHAMRRAGYLDVKGKLYPGMRHEILNEKGKEKVWHDVFVYMKKKGF
- the malQ gene encoding 4-alpha-glucanotransferase, with the translated sequence MRASGILMGISSIPSKYGIGCFSKEAYDFVDQLEKAGQQYWQILPLGPTGYGDSPYQSVSTFAGNPYFIDLEELIKKELLTKEECEACDWGGSESYVDYEKIYLSRYKLLRKAYEKADLKTDPDYAEFLKEEKDWLQDYCLFMAIKNDQKGICWIDWPEELKDRHSKAVKEAEKELAEEIEFYRFQQYCFTTQWRKLKAYANKKDISIIGDVPIYVALDSSDAWANPEMLQFDEDYDPKAVAGCPPDAFSATGQLWGNPLYDWKALKKDGYGWWVQRMTHCLELYDVVRIDHFRGFDEYYAIPYGDKTAERGKWEKGPGMNLFHTLDKKIKDLRVIAEDLGFLTESVLEMLKESGYPGMKVLQFAFDGSEDSSYLPYKYDHNCVVYTGTHDNETTKGWLENLQGHDLKFVREYINCYEQPVNDCVWALIRTALSSVADLAVIPIQDYLCLGNEARMNAPSTLGDNWKWRLTANQISETTLYHMREVTRIYGRLAKVSEEKETDEIANAEEEERQDNDQNSKIVE
- a CDS encoding VanZ family protein — protein: MKILITLLKPLSFIPALLMMYLIFSFSAQTGEVSGELSYKISYNIVETKSEILHEGKSYDELNYEANSIQFYVRKAAHMTEYFLLAVAVSFPLYVYRVRGFWLFLLAGIFCAGFAGLDEYHQSFVSGRSPSVRDVCIDSSGALIGIILVQLFCWSTLHNPSGSHKKKKKTRKKRRR